A window of the Ostrea edulis chromosome 1, xbOstEdul1.1, whole genome shotgun sequence genome harbors these coding sequences:
- the LOC130051237 gene encoding cornifelin homolog A-like isoform X2, producing MEHEQNPEPNSQQLNPPSAFQYNQIAPVSQQPNPPPAHGYNHVAPVSQQPMGQPPPLQQAHQSNTTVVVNQQIERFVRPPARTWSTGAFGCFSDMSSCCGVCLCGGCCYPCYLSDKLGESCCLPICLPGNTWLLALRVKMRAENNIMGSIMDDSSMVCCCAPCMMCQLSREHENIKSGRA from the exons ATGGAACACGAACAAAATCCAG AACCCAACAGTCAGCAGCTGAATCCCCCTTCAGCATTCCAGTACAACCAGATTGCTCCGGTTTCTCAGCAGCCGAATCCCCCTCCAGCACACGGGTACAACCACGTTGCTCCGGTTTCTCAGCAGCCAATGGGCCAACCTCCACCTTTACAG caaGCACACCAATCGAACACTACTGTGGTGGTAAACCAACAAATAGAGCGCTTTGTTCGACCCCCGGCACGTACATGGAGTACTGGAGCCTTTGGCTGTTTCTCTGACATGTCATCCT GTTGTGGCGTGTGTCTTTGTGGAGGGTGTTGCTACCCCTGCTATTTGTCAGACAAACTCGGCGAGTCCTGCTGCCTGCCGATCTGTTTACCGGGAAATACCTGGCTTTTAGCTCTTCGGGTCAAGATGCGAGCTGAGAATAATATCATG GGGAGTATTATGGATGATTCCTCCATGGTCTGTTGCTGTGCCCCGTGCATGATGTGTCAACTCTCGCGTGAACACGAAAATATCAAGTCTGGTCGAGCATAG
- the LOC130051237 gene encoding cornifelin homolog A-like isoform X1, translated as MDGDDKFEPNSQQLNPPSAFQYNQIAPVSQQPNPPPAHGYNHVAPVSQQPMGQPPPLQQAHQSNTTVVVNQQIERFVRPPARTWSTGAFGCFSDMSSCCGVCLCGGCCYPCYLSDKLGESCCLPICLPGNTWLLALRVKMRAENNIMGSIMDDSSMVCCCAPCMMCQLSREHENIKSGRA; from the exons ATGGACGGAGATGACAAATTTG AACCCAACAGTCAGCAGCTGAATCCCCCTTCAGCATTCCAGTACAACCAGATTGCTCCGGTTTCTCAGCAGCCGAATCCCCCTCCAGCACACGGGTACAACCACGTTGCTCCGGTTTCTCAGCAGCCAATGGGCCAACCTCCACCTTTACAG caaGCACACCAATCGAACACTACTGTGGTGGTAAACCAACAAATAGAGCGCTTTGTTCGACCCCCGGCACGTACATGGAGTACTGGAGCCTTTGGCTGTTTCTCTGACATGTCATCCT GTTGTGGCGTGTGTCTTTGTGGAGGGTGTTGCTACCCCTGCTATTTGTCAGACAAACTCGGCGAGTCCTGCTGCCTGCCGATCTGTTTACCGGGAAATACCTGGCTTTTAGCTCTTCGGGTCAAGATGCGAGCTGAGAATAATATCATG GGGAGTATTATGGATGATTCCTCCATGGTCTGTTGCTGTGCCCCGTGCATGATGTGTCAACTCTCGCGTGAACACGAAAATATCAAGTCTGGTCGAGCATAG